Proteins co-encoded in one Candidatus Thiodictyon syntrophicum genomic window:
- a CDS encoding DsrE/DsrF/TusD sulfur relay family protein, protein MFNAPATWPWAYSSGGRTSSTVTSPSRTDVTWNALRLADTLVDDGQAVRCFLMNDAVDLARDACRPPEGYDQDLSQMLKSLIGRGVVVKVCGTCMTRCGLYRNHPYFDGAEHSTMKALAQWVIDSDRVLTF, encoded by the coding sequence ATGTTCAACGCACCGGCCACATGGCCTTGGGCGTACTCCTCGGGCGGGCGCACATCGAGCACCGTCACGAGCCCGTCGCGCACCGATGTCACCTGGAACGCACTGCGCCTGGCCGACACCCTGGTCGACGACGGACAGGCGGTGCGCTGCTTCTTGATGAACGATGCGGTCGACCTGGCCCGCGATGCCTGCCGTCCGCCTGAGGGCTACGACCAGGATCTTTCGCAGATGCTCAAGTCCTTGATCGGACGCGGCGTGGTAGTGAAGGTTTGCGGCACTTGCATGACGCGCTGCGGCCTTTACAGGAACCATCCCTATTTCGACGGCGCCGAGCACTCGACCATGAAGGCGCTGGCGCAGTGGGTCATCGACAGCGACAGGGTTCTGACCTTCTGA
- a CDS encoding sensor histidine kinase, whose product MHERVLPLQAGIERARQLTEQLLNLARAQAGGVPISEVDIPALARELIADYLPMAEAKGIDLGLDEVASVRIEAAPETLRLVLKNGLENALKFTPAGGEVTLRLAADDTSAIIDIIDNGPGLPDCEYERVLDPFYRLPGALGEGSGLGLAIAREAAAAQGGSLRLHARPQGSGLVFHYRQPRKV is encoded by the coding sequence ATGCACGAGCGCGTACTGCCGCTGCAGGCCGGTATCGAGCGGGCCCGCCAGTTGACCGAGCAACTCTTGAACCTCGCCAGGGCGCAGGCGGGCGGGGTGCCCATCTCCGAGGTGGATATCCCGGCGCTGGCCCGCGAGTTGATCGCGGACTATCTGCCGATGGCGGAGGCGAAAGGCATCGACCTTGGTCTCGATGAGGTCGCCTCGGTGCGGATCGAGGCCGCGCCGGAGACCCTGCGGCTGGTGCTCAAGAACGGGCTGGAGAATGCGCTTAAATTTACCCCCGCAGGCGGCGAGGTCACGCTCCGGCTCGCGGCGGATGACACGAGCGCCATCATCGACATCATCGATAACGGCCCCGGCCTGCCGGACTGCGAGTACGAGCGCGTGCTCGACCCCTTCTACCGCCTGCCGGGCGCCCTTGGCGAGGGCAGTGGACTCGGGCTCGCGATCGCCAGGGAGGCCGCCGCCGCTCAGGGTGGCAGCCTACGCCTTCATGCCCGGCCGCAAGGTTCCGGGCTGGTCTTCCACTATCGGCAACCGCGCAAGGTATGA
- a CDS encoding cytochrome b/b6 domain-containing protein: protein MSAVYLYPRWLRLWHWLSALLFLVLIVSGASMHYAGTPWLLSFKRAVPIHNAAGIALTLGWIGFVVGNLVTANGRHYRVQWRGLAGRLSAQVRYYGYGIFHGAPHPFAVTAAMKFNVLQQLSYLGVMYLLMPLLILSGWAFLFAAYLPETLFGIGAVWIIAMTHLTVAYGLVLFLMVHVYIITTGETPLTNPRAMLTGWHRETEAPTHR from the coding sequence ATGAGTGCCGTTTATCTGTATCCGCGCTGGCTGCGACTCTGGCACTGGCTCAGCGCCCTGCTGTTTCTGGTGCTGATCGTCTCCGGTGCCAGTATGCACTATGCCGGCACCCCCTGGCTGCTGAGCTTCAAACGGGCGGTGCCGATCCACAATGCCGCCGGCATCGCACTGACGCTCGGCTGGATCGGCTTCGTCGTCGGTAATCTGGTGACCGCTAACGGCCGCCACTATCGCGTGCAGTGGCGCGGTCTGGCGGGACGGCTCAGCGCGCAGGTCCGCTACTATGGTTACGGCATCTTCCACGGTGCGCCGCATCCCTTCGCGGTGACTGCCGCGATGAAGTTCAACGTCCTGCAGCAACTGAGCTATCTGGGTGTGATGTATCTGCTGATGCCCTTGCTGATCCTCAGCGGCTGGGCCTTCCTGTTTGCAGCCTACCTGCCCGAGACACTGTTCGGAATCGGCGCCGTCTGGATCATTGCCATGACCCACCTGACGGTCGCCTATGGCCTGGTACTCTTTCTGATGGTGCATGTCTATATCATCACCACCGGGGAGACGCCCCTCACCAATCCGCGGGCGATGTTGACCGGTTGGCACCGTGAGACCGAGGCGCCGACGCACCGATGA
- a CDS encoding cytochrome-c peroxidase, protein MKLRLIAVACSAALLAVAPALADDTTLRDQAKGAGLAALPFGAGKVENNPLIHEKIDLGAMLFFDPRLSASGLISCNTCHNLGTGGDDNLPTSVGHGWQKGPRNAPTVLNAVYNKAQFWDGRAADLKAQAKGPIQAGVEMANQPEAVVKTLKSMPEYVERFHRSFPGEPDPVTFDNVAKAVEAFEATLVTPSAPFDTWLEGDDAALSDEQKQGLALFIGKGCTACHSGVNVGGQAYFPFGLIKKPGADILPPGDKGRFAVTKTASDEYVFRAAPLRNIALTAPYFHSGQVWDLQQAVAIMSTAQLGSEMSAQDTGLIATFLTALTGQQPQVPYPILPVETKDTPKPRF, encoded by the coding sequence ATGAAACTGCGCCTCATCGCCGTCGCTTGTTCCGCCGCGCTGCTTGCCGTGGCCCCGGCCTTGGCCGACGATACCACCCTGCGCGACCAGGCCAAGGGGGCGGGACTCGCGGCCTTACCCTTCGGGGCCGGTAAGGTGGAGAACAATCCCTTGATTCATGAGAAGATCGACCTGGGTGCCATGCTGTTCTTCGATCCCCGCCTGTCCGCCAGCGGTCTGATCAGTTGCAACACCTGTCACAACCTGGGCACCGGCGGCGACGACAATCTGCCGACCTCCGTCGGGCACGGCTGGCAGAAGGGTCCGCGCAATGCCCCCACGGTGCTGAACGCGGTCTACAACAAGGCCCAGTTCTGGGATGGTCGCGCCGCGGACCTCAAGGCCCAGGCCAAGGGGCCGATCCAGGCGGGGGTTGAAATGGCCAACCAGCCGGAGGCGGTGGTCAAGACGCTGAAGAGCATGCCGGAGTATGTGGAGCGCTTCCACCGCTCCTTCCCCGGTGAGCCGGACCCCGTGACCTTCGACAATGTGGCCAAGGCCGTCGAGGCCTTCGAGGCGACCCTGGTGACCCCGTCCGCGCCCTTCGACACCTGGCTCGAAGGTGACGATGCCGCCCTGAGCGACGAACAGAAGCAAGGCCTGGCGCTCTTCATCGGCAAGGGCTGCACCGCCTGCCATAGCGGGGTGAACGTCGGCGGTCAGGCCTATTTCCCGTTCGGTCTGATCAAGAAGCCTGGCGCCGACATCCTGCCGCCCGGCGACAAGGGGCGCTTTGCCGTGACCAAGACCGCCTCCGATGAATACGTCTTCCGCGCCGCCCCACTGCGCAACATCGCGCTCACCGCTCCCTACTTTCATTCGGGTCAGGTCTGGGACCTGCAGCAGGCGGTCGCCATCATGTCCACCGCCCAACTCGGCAGCGAGATGTCGGCGCAGGACACCGGGCTGATCGCCACCTTCCTGACCGCGCTCACCGGCCAGCAGCCCCAGGTGCCTTACCCGATCCTTCCGGTGGAGACCAAGGACACGCCCAAGCCCAGGTTCTGA
- a CDS encoding nitrate reductase, whose protein sequence is MNLLEFARGPVIHWALIILVAGTIWRLLGVLILTRGADLSRPRDAFGNFKGYRTVFSRAWPSGEFTVATRYQTIMAYFFHFATLIVVIGITPHIEFITSLTGYSWPALPNAVGVAVGTIALVSLIALIGRRLSMPKIYCSNIGDYVTWVLVATPLITGLLAFAHLGARYETMLAIHILSVAALFVWFPFSKLMHSFWFIFSRAQSGLSYAHKGVRI, encoded by the coding sequence ATGAATCTGTTGGAGTTCGCGCGCGGCCCGGTGATCCACTGGGCACTCATCATCCTCGTGGCCGGCACCATCTGGCGCCTGCTCGGGGTTCTCATTCTGACCCGCGGGGCCGACCTGTCCCGGCCGCGGGATGCCTTCGGAAACTTCAAAGGCTATCGCACCGTGTTCAGCCGCGCCTGGCCCAGCGGTGAGTTCACCGTCGCCACCCGCTATCAGACGATCATGGCCTATTTCTTCCATTTCGCCACCCTGATCGTCGTCATCGGCATCACCCCGCACATCGAGTTCATCACCAGCCTGACCGGGTATTCCTGGCCCGCGCTGCCCAATGCCGTCGGGGTGGCCGTCGGCACCATCGCCCTGGTCTCGCTGATCGCCCTGATCGGTCGGCGCCTGTCCATGCCCAAGATCTATTGCTCCAACATCGGCGACTACGTCACCTGGGTCCTGGTCGCCACGCCCCTGATCACCGGACTCCTGGCCTTCGCCCACCTCGGGGCCCGCTACGAGACCATGCTGGCGATCCATATCCTGAGCGTCGCCGCGCTGTTCGTGTGGTTCCCGTTCAGCAAGCTGATGCACTCCTTCTGGTTTATCTTCTCACGGGCCCAAAGCGGCCTGTCCTACGCCCACAAGGGGGTCCGGATATGA
- a CDS encoding rhodanese-like domain-containing protein, producing MSARRSAFQVTSVRDGLVTVLDVRPPEEYAQGHVAGALNIPLDQLQARLQDLPPDREVVAYCRGPWCVLSFEAVARLREAGFSARRLRDGWPEWQRAELSVASD from the coding sequence GTGTCGGCCAGGCGCAGTGCGTTCCAGGTGACATCGGTGCGCGACGGGCTCGTGACGGTGCTCGATGTGCGCCCGCCCGAGGAGTACGCCCAAGGCCATGTGGCCGGTGCGTTGAACATTCCGCTGGATCAATTGCAGGCGCGGCTCCAAGACCTGCCGCCGGATCGCGAGGTCGTTGCCTACTGCCGCGGTCCCTGGTGCGTGCTCTCGTTCGAGGCGGTGGCGCGGCTGCGTGAGGCGGGATTCTCCGCGCGTCGTTTGCGCGACGGCTGGCCGGAATGGCAGCGAGCGGAATTGTCGGTGGCAAGCGACTGA
- a CDS encoding nickel-dependent hydrogenase large subunit — MSQRIVVDPITRIEGHLRIEAQMEGGVIQSAYSSGTMVRGIENIVRGRDPRDAWAFVQRICGVCTLVHGMAGVRAVEDALQYPIPPNAQLIRNLMIGAQYVHDHVMHFYHLHALDWVDLISSLNADPKATSALAQSISSYPRSSPGYFADVQKKLKGFVAAGQLGIFANGYWGHPGYKLPPEANLMAVAHYLDALAWQRDVVTLHTIFGGKNPHPNLVVGGMPCAISLASGAQAGTALDVVGLELVSNVITKMRDFVDQVYVPDTLAIAGYYKDWFKQGEGVGNFMCYGDFPAKGFGDPDSYLVPAGVILNRDLSHIEPVDLHDEEEIQEFVSRAWYDYQAGKNAGLHPYKGETSFAFTGPEPPYEHLNVEQEYSWLKSPRWHGKPVEVGPLARVLMLYTTGHEQTKDLVDSTLKTLDLPMDALYSTMGRTAARTLETKVMVDAMGGWYAQLIANIRAGDSRTFNEALWDPKTWPRKCQGVGHLEAPRGALAHWIVIEDGKIANYQAVVPSTWNAGPRDPQNQRGPYEAALEGHTLHDPEQPLEILRTVHSFDPCIACAVHLTDPNGEEMLRVKVQ; from the coding sequence ATGAGCCAACGTATCGTCGTCGACCCCATCACCCGCATCGAGGGCCACCTGCGCATCGAGGCGCAGATGGAGGGGGGCGTCATCCAGTCCGCCTATTCCTCGGGCACCATGGTGCGCGGGATCGAGAACATCGTGCGCGGGCGCGACCCGCGCGACGCCTGGGCCTTCGTGCAGCGCATCTGCGGCGTCTGTACCCTGGTCCACGGCATGGCCGGGGTCCGGGCGGTGGAGGACGCCCTCCAGTACCCGATCCCGCCCAACGCCCAATTGATCCGCAACCTGATGATCGGGGCCCAGTATGTCCATGACCATGTCATGCACTTCTATCATCTGCATGCCCTGGACTGGGTGGACCTGATCTCGTCCCTGAACGCCGACCCCAAGGCGACCTCGGCGCTGGCCCAATCCATCAGCAGCTATCCGCGCTCATCCCCGGGCTATTTCGCCGACGTGCAAAAGAAGCTCAAGGGCTTTGTCGCTGCCGGGCAACTCGGGATCTTCGCCAACGGCTATTGGGGGCACCCCGGCTACAAGCTGCCGCCGGAGGCCAATCTGATGGCGGTGGCCCATTACCTGGACGCCCTGGCCTGGCAGCGCGATGTGGTCACCCTCCACACCATCTTCGGCGGCAAGAACCCCCATCCGAACCTGGTGGTGGGGGGAATGCCCTGCGCCATCAGCCTGGCCTCCGGCGCTCAGGCCGGTACGGCCCTCGATGTCGTGGGTCTGGAGTTGGTCAGCAACGTCATCACGAAGATGCGCGACTTTGTGGACCAGGTCTATGTGCCGGATACGCTCGCCATCGCCGGCTATTACAAGGACTGGTTCAAGCAGGGCGAAGGGGTGGGCAACTTCATGTGCTACGGTGACTTCCCGGCCAAGGGCTTCGGCGACCCGGACAGTTACCTGGTCCCGGCCGGCGTCATCCTCAACCGCGACCTCTCCCATATCGAACCGGTGGACCTGCACGACGAGGAGGAGATTCAGGAATTCGTCTCCCGCGCCTGGTACGACTACCAGGCCGGCAAGAACGCCGGGTTGCACCCCTACAAGGGCGAAACCAGCTTCGCCTTCACCGGCCCCGAGCCGCCCTACGAGCACCTCAATGTCGAGCAGGAGTACTCCTGGCTCAAGTCCCCGCGCTGGCACGGAAAACCGGTGGAGGTGGGACCCCTGGCGCGGGTGCTCATGCTCTACACCACCGGCCATGAACAGACCAAAGACCTGGTGGACTCGACCCTGAAGACCCTCGACCTGCCGATGGATGCGTTGTATTCCACGATGGGCCGCACCGCCGCCCGCACCCTGGAGACCAAGGTCATGGTGGACGCCATGGGCGGCTGGTACGCGCAATTGATCGCCAACATCCGCGCCGGCGACAGCCGCACCTTCAACGAGGCCCTGTGGGACCCCAAGACCTGGCCGCGCAAATGCCAGGGCGTCGGGCATCTGGAGGCCCCGCGCGGGGCGCTCGCCCACTGGATCGTGATCGAGGACGGCAAGATCGCCAACTATCAGGCGGTGGTCCCCAGCACCTGGAACGCCGGCCCTCGCGACCCCCAGAACCAGCGCGGACCCTACGAGGCCGCCCTGGAGGGCCACACCCTGCACGACCCCGAGCAACCGCTGGAGATCCTGCGCACGGTCCACAGCTTCGACCCCTGCATCGCCTGCGCAGTCCACCTGACCGACCCCAACGGAGAGGAGATGTTGCGGGTCAAGGTCCAATAG
- a CDS encoding hydrogenase small subunit yields MAHNSTLGELLRSQGVSRRAFLKFCTTTASVMALPATLVPVMADALEQVRRPSVIWLSFQECTGCTEALTRSHAPTLENLIFNFISLDYHHALQAASGRAAEAAREEAMRENAGKYLLLVDGSIPTVKAYSTIAGISNLDMLMDSAPNAAAIIAVGTCAAYGGLPMAAPNPTSAVSVSDLIKDKPIINIPGCPPIPLAMTGVLAHYLTLGTLPALDALGRPLAFYGDTIHDRCYRRPFYDRGLFAKTFDDEGARKGWCLYKLGCKGPVAYNACANVKWNQGVSFPIQSGHGCIGCCEPGFWDNGGIYESIARGQFGTGPTMGVAAMVGAGVGAGAALAARSKKEQAAAAHRAAE; encoded by the coding sequence ATGGCCCACAACTCCACCCTTGGCGAACTGCTGCGCAGCCAAGGGGTCAGTCGTCGTGCCTTTCTCAAATTCTGCACCACCACCGCCTCGGTGATGGCCCTGCCGGCGACCCTGGTGCCGGTGATGGCGGACGCCCTGGAGCAGGTCCGGCGCCCGTCCGTGATTTGGCTCTCTTTTCAAGAGTGTACCGGCTGCACCGAGGCCCTGACCCGGTCCCATGCGCCGACGCTGGAGAACCTGATCTTCAACTTCATCTCGCTGGACTACCATCACGCCCTGCAGGCGGCCTCCGGTCGGGCGGCCGAGGCGGCGCGCGAGGAGGCGATGCGCGAGAACGCGGGAAAGTACCTGTTGCTGGTCGACGGCTCCATCCCGACGGTGAAGGCCTATTCAACCATCGCCGGCATCAGCAACCTGGACATGCTGATGGACTCCGCCCCCAATGCCGCCGCCATCATCGCCGTGGGCACCTGTGCCGCCTATGGCGGACTGCCGATGGCCGCCCCCAATCCGACCAGCGCGGTCAGCGTCTCGGACCTGATCAAGGACAAGCCGATCATCAATATCCCGGGCTGTCCGCCGATTCCGCTGGCGATGACCGGGGTGCTCGCCCATTACCTTACCCTGGGCACCCTGCCGGCGCTCGACGCGCTGGGCCGCCCGCTCGCCTTCTACGGCGACACCATCCACGACCGCTGTTACCGCCGACCTTTCTATGACCGCGGGCTCTTTGCCAAGACCTTCGATGACGAGGGGGCGCGCAAAGGCTGGTGCCTCTATAAGCTGGGCTGCAAGGGCCCGGTCGCCTACAACGCCTGTGCCAACGTGAAATGGAATCAGGGGGTGAGCTTCCCGATCCAGTCCGGTCACGGCTGCATCGGCTGCTGCGAGCCCGGTTTCTGGGACAACGGCGGGATCTATGAGTCCATCGCCCGCGGTCAGTTCGGCACCGGCCCGACGATGGGCGTCGCGGCCATGGTCGGTGCCGGCGTCGGTGCCGGGGCGGCCTTGGCCGCCCGTTCCAAGAAGGAGCAGGCCGCGGCCGCACACCGGGCCGCGGAATAG
- a CDS encoding (Fe-S)-binding protein: protein MSTPATITPIFPTFEQVCQGFGSQIGMLREMAPKPTHSAEVRVARAIDTLIAETNADEAVWLESCIHCGQCTTACHFFQATGETKYAPMRKMELYRRIYQREIGPFRWWYQLITSPIKLQDLEDLQELVYDSCSECGRCTMVCPMGIDTASLVHHLRSALVAAELVPPELSALREEQRHRGTVFGASSDTLLQMVKTISEHYGVAIPVDKASAEVMVLSSAVDLVANGNGLLATAKVMNHLGVDWTVCTDGFESANFGLLSGDMTLWRQQVEPIVAAAQRIGAKTLVIAECGHAYPALRWNPMLKSEDLPFDMVFMSEYMGRMAKEGRLRLSPLKGKITFHDPCKTGRRGGAFDEPRAVLKAMDADLVELPANREYNWCCGGGAGIFLLERATRLRDESFKIKLNQVNATGASMVVVSCASCRLNFEVGRVKNHWDKEVASLVELVADHLIEPPAAATAGAHA from the coding sequence ATGAGCACACCAGCCACGATCACACCGATCTTTCCAACCTTTGAACAGGTCTGCCAGGGCTTCGGCAGCCAGATCGGGATGCTGCGCGAGATGGCGCCCAAGCCGACCCACAGCGCCGAGGTGCGCGTCGCGCGCGCCATCGATACCCTGATCGCCGAGACCAACGCAGACGAGGCGGTCTGGCTGGAGAGCTGCATCCACTGCGGCCAATGCACCACCGCCTGTCACTTCTTCCAGGCGACCGGGGAGACCAAGTACGCCCCGATGCGCAAGATGGAACTGTATCGGCGCATCTATCAGCGCGAGATCGGCCCCTTCCGCTGGTGGTACCAACTGATCACCAGCCCGATCAAGCTCCAGGACCTGGAAGACCTGCAGGAATTGGTCTATGACTCCTGCTCCGAGTGCGGACGCTGCACCATGGTCTGCCCCATGGGCATCGACACCGCCTCCCTGGTCCACCACCTGCGCAGCGCCCTGGTGGCCGCCGAACTGGTGCCGCCCGAACTCTCGGCCCTGCGCGAGGAACAGCGTCACCGGGGCACCGTCTTCGGCGCTTCCTCGGACACGCTGCTGCAGATGGTCAAGACCATCAGCGAGCACTACGGGGTCGCGATCCCGGTGGACAAGGCCAGTGCCGAGGTCATGGTGCTCAGTTCCGCGGTCGACCTGGTGGCCAACGGCAACGGGTTGCTCGCGACCGCCAAGGTGATGAACCACCTGGGGGTTGACTGGACGGTCTGCACCGACGGCTTCGAGAGCGCCAACTTCGGCCTCCTGTCCGGCGATATGACCCTGTGGCGCCAGCAGGTCGAACCCATCGTCGCCGCGGCCCAACGCATCGGCGCCAAGACCCTGGTCATCGCCGAGTGCGGTCACGCCTACCCGGCCCTGCGCTGGAACCCGATGCTCAAGAGCGAAGACCTGCCCTTCGACATGGTCTTCATGTCCGAGTACATGGGGCGCATGGCGAAGGAGGGACGCCTGCGCCTCTCGCCGCTCAAGGGCAAGATCACCTTTCACGACCCCTGCAAGACCGGGCGGCGCGGCGGCGCCTTCGATGAACCGCGGGCGGTGCTCAAGGCCATGGACGCGGACCTGGTGGAACTGCCCGCCAACCGGGAATACAACTGGTGCTGCGGCGGCGGGGCCGGCATCTTCCTGCTGGAGCGGGCCACCCGGCTGCGCGACGAATCCTTCAAGATCAAGCTCAATCAGGTCAATGCGACCGGGGCCAGTATGGTAGTGGTGTCCTGCGCGAGCTGCCGACTCAACTTCGAGGTCGGGCGCGTGAAGAACCATTGGGACAAAGAGGTAGCGAGCCTGGTGGAGTTGGTGGCCGACCACCTGATCGAGCCGCCGGCCGCGGCCACCGCGGGAGCACACGCATGA
- a CDS encoding multiheme c-type cytochrome, with the protein MTTSMYRLRHFATSRRLRFAIIALIGLALAYQFIYPPLFDAYVGKTNALLTYASSQTLTEPQFEALARDLSRKARYARAAAIVDADQAPLARQVKIEMLMNTQSLIRDTQPRHIDYFRDAGIRRYEGPRTCLGCHATMTVRGPDGRRRTVDTLDNLVNTVHFKFQSDSGGFSTYGYDGRQVNAGGSRKIPVGKIDRACGIPGSFTWTGWAALVASRPAAAGGAVELRSEGCGQCHIGGNYQPATEKMMPIGDVPDDAKDGIDCLICHSTEYDMNQRHVIRDAHGQRWNQDRSLRAALAVGPIRNDHCLRCHQHNMGGDAYLHNQAAQALGTEHQRIVHRGAKRGNPFSPQDDVHAAAQVQCTDCHVPEGHRIPRGRLGVDLVANDLPDREVSCRTCHSRAPHNSSKDKALLNGHVARLACETCHIQELQASNVVLRDWVHPTWNADEGIFEPTDIYRSGAVGKGFTFLWFNGNGTFLANALGNNPNGTTNYDPLMQQMARITDPEVIAAVRAAALTLKQTYPDIEVESYVRTATDPLSQLSPAMLERRRQMIDRNLRTAMTTGDSRIYPFKLFNAMMYEDMGNQGPFGAMILPFDYPVYYETGDPRAAVAQAVRDPIIQRMYQTPFKLYMMDEFMSYFGVTGGWQTKYPLVDGKLVNVEPHWMRQMGTLMVNHGIQRRGRACRDCHARDGIMDFKGLGYPPERVAELETLEQLEAPPPADAGETGPAMAPSVSRADP; encoded by the coding sequence ATGACTACCTCCATGTACCGCTTGCGCCATTTCGCGACCAGCCGCCGCCTGCGCTTCGCCATCATCGCGTTGATCGGGCTGGCGCTGGCCTACCAGTTCATCTATCCGCCGCTGTTCGATGCCTATGTCGGCAAGACCAATGCCCTCCTGACCTATGCGAGCAGTCAGACGCTGACTGAACCGCAGTTCGAGGCCCTGGCCCGCGACCTCAGCCGGAAGGCGCGCTACGCCAGGGCCGCGGCCATCGTCGACGCCGATCAGGCGCCGCTCGCCCGCCAGGTCAAGATCGAGATGCTGATGAATACGCAGTCGCTCATCCGGGACACCCAGCCCCGGCATATCGACTATTTTCGCGATGCCGGCATCCGCCGTTACGAGGGGCCGCGCACCTGTCTGGGCTGCCACGCCACCATGACGGTGCGCGGGCCTGATGGCCGCCGGCGTACGGTCGACACCCTCGATAACCTGGTCAATACCGTCCATTTCAAGTTCCAGAGCGATTCCGGCGGCTTCTCGACCTATGGCTATGATGGACGCCAGGTCAACGCCGGGGGCTCGCGCAAGATCCCGGTCGGCAAGATCGACCGCGCCTGCGGTATCCCCGGCAGTTTCACCTGGACCGGCTGGGCCGCGCTGGTCGCCAGCCGTCCCGCGGCGGCGGGCGGCGCGGTCGAACTGCGCAGCGAGGGCTGCGGTCAATGCCATATCGGCGGCAATTATCAACCAGCCACCGAGAAGATGATGCCGATCGGCGACGTGCCGGACGACGCCAAGGACGGGATCGACTGTCTGATCTGTCATTCGACCGAGTACGACATGAATCAGCGCCATGTCATCCGCGACGCGCATGGTCAGCGGTGGAACCAGGATCGCAGTCTGCGCGCGGCGCTGGCGGTGGGACCGATTCGCAACGACCACTGTCTGCGCTGTCATCAGCACAACATGGGCGGCGATGCCTATCTGCACAATCAGGCCGCCCAGGCGCTCGGCACTGAGCATCAGCGGATCGTGCACCGCGGCGCCAAGCGCGGCAATCCCTTCAGCCCCCAGGATGATGTCCATGCCGCGGCACAGGTCCAGTGCACGGATTGTCATGTGCCCGAGGGGCACCGGATTCCCCGCGGGCGACTGGGCGTGGATCTGGTCGCCAACGACCTGCCCGACCGGGAGGTATCCTGTCGGACCTGTCACAGCCGCGCCCCGCACAACAGCTCGAAAGACAAGGCATTACTCAATGGCCATGTGGCCCGCCTGGCCTGCGAGACCTGTCATATCCAGGAGCTGCAGGCGAGCAATGTGGTGTTGCGTGATTGGGTTCATCCGACCTGGAACGCCGATGAGGGGATCTTCGAACCAACCGATATCTATCGCTCCGGGGCGGTCGGCAAGGGCTTCACCTTCCTCTGGTTCAACGGCAATGGGACCTTCCTGGCCAATGCGCTCGGCAACAATCCGAACGGGACGACCAACTACGATCCACTGATGCAGCAGATGGCACGCATTACGGACCCTGAGGTCATCGCCGCGGTGCGTGCGGCGGCGCTGACACTCAAGCAGACCTATCCCGATATCGAGGTCGAGTCGTACGTCAGGACCGCAACCGATCCACTGTCGCAACTGTCCCCGGCGATGCTTGAGCGGCGCCGCCAGATGATCGACCGGAATCTGCGCACGGCGATGACGACGGGGGACAGTCGGATCTATCCCTTCAAACTCTTCAACGCCATGATGTACGAGGACATGGGTAATCAGGGGCCGTTCGGCGCCATGATCCTGCCGTTCGACTATCCGGTGTATTATGAAACCGGCGACCCCCGGGCGGCGGTCGCGCAGGCGGTGCGTGATCCCATCATCCAGCGCATGTACCAGACGCCCTTCAAGCTGTACATGATGGACGAGTTCATGTCCTATTTCGGGGTGACCGGAGGCTGGCAGACCAAGTATCCGCTGGTGGACGGCAAGCTGGTGAACGTCGAGCCGCACTGGATGCGCCAGATGGGGACCCTCATGGTCAACCACGGCATCCAGCGCCGCGGCCGCGCCTGCCGGGACTGTCATGCGCGCGACGGCATCATGGACTTCAAAGGGCTGGGATATCCGCCCGAGCGGGTCGCCGAGTTGGAGACGTTGGAACAACTCGAAGCCCCGCCGCCGGCTGATGCGGGTGAGACGGGACCCGCCATGGCCCCATCGGTCTCACGCGCAGACCCATAG